The Lonsdalea populi genome window below encodes:
- the fur gene encoding ferric iron uptake transcriptional regulator — protein sequence MTDNNTALKKAGLKVTLPRLKILEVLQDPTCHHVSAEDLYKKLIDMGEEIGLATVYRVLNQFDDAGIVTRHNFEGGKSVFELTQQQHHDHLICLDCGRVIEFSDESIEARQREISERHGIKLTNHSLYLYGHCSSGNCREDEKLHEGN from the coding sequence ATGACTGACAACAACACCGCATTAAAGAAGGCCGGCCTGAAAGTAACCCTTCCTCGTCTTAAAATCCTGGAAGTCCTGCAGGACCCAACTTGCCATCACGTCAGTGCGGAAGATTTGTATAAAAAACTGATTGATATGGGAGAGGAAATTGGCCTGGCTACCGTTTATCGCGTGCTAAACCAGTTCGATGACGCCGGTATCGTTACTCGTCACAACTTTGAGGGCGGAAAATCAGTTTTCGAGCTGACTCAGCAACAGCATCACGATCATCTGATTTGTCTAGACTGCGGACGCGTCATTGAATTTAGCGATGAATCCATTGAAGCTCGCCAGCGTGAGATTTCAGAGCGCCACGGTATCAAACTGACTAACCACAGTCTGTACCTGTACGGCCACTGCAGCTCCGGCAACTGCCGTGAAGACGAAAAACTGCACGAAGGGAACTGA
- the nagA gene encoding N-acetylglucosamine-6-phosphate deacetylase has translation MYALTHGRIFTGHQILDDHAVIIADGLIDRVCPLKELPTDIDTRGLNGALLAPGFIDLQLNGCGGVQFNDTLDNISVKTLEIMQQTNEKSGCTSFLPTLITASDDFIRRGVEVMRAYLAQNNHQALGLHIEGPWLNPVKKGTHDISLIRQPDEVLVEFLCNNADVITQITLAPERVSADIIQRLARAGIIVSAGHSNATWEEAKRGFAAGIRCATHLFNAMPVIAGREPGLVGAIYDAPEIYSGIIADGHHVSWANIRNSKRIKDDRLVLVTDATAPAGAEIDQFIFAGKPIYYRDGICVDEHGTLSGSALTMIDAVRNCVEQAGIALDEALRMATLYPARAIGIDHRLGSIERGKVANLTAFTRDFHVINTFVNGEEVLN, from the coding sequence ATGTACGCTTTAACTCATGGCCGCATTTTTACCGGCCATCAAATTCTTGACGACCACGCCGTCATCATTGCCGATGGGCTGATAGACCGTGTTTGTCCGCTGAAAGAACTACCGACCGATATCGACACGCGCGGCCTCAATGGCGCCCTGCTCGCACCAGGTTTTATCGACCTTCAGTTGAACGGCTGCGGCGGCGTGCAGTTTAACGACACGCTGGACAATATCTCGGTCAAGACGCTGGAAATCATGCAGCAGACCAATGAGAAATCCGGCTGCACCAGTTTCCTGCCAACGCTGATTACCGCCTCGGACGACTTCATCCGGCGCGGGGTGGAAGTCATGCGCGCCTATCTGGCGCAGAACAACCATCAGGCGCTGGGGCTGCATATAGAAGGCCCGTGGCTGAATCCTGTCAAGAAAGGCACTCACGACATCTCATTGATCCGCCAGCCGGACGAGGTTCTGGTCGAGTTTCTGTGCAACAACGCGGATGTGATAACCCAAATCACGCTCGCGCCCGAACGGGTTTCCGCCGACATCATCCAGCGGCTGGCCCGCGCCGGCATTATCGTTTCCGCCGGCCACTCCAATGCGACCTGGGAAGAGGCCAAACGCGGTTTTGCCGCCGGCATCCGCTGCGCAACTCACCTTTTCAACGCCATGCCGGTCATTGCCGGACGCGAGCCGGGGCTGGTCGGTGCGATTTACGACGCGCCCGAAATCTACAGCGGCATCATCGCCGACGGCCATCACGTCAGCTGGGCCAATATCCGCAACAGTAAACGCATTAAGGACGACCGATTGGTATTGGTTACCGACGCCACGGCGCCTGCCGGAGCCGAAATTGACCAGTTCATTTTTGCCGGCAAACCCATATACTACCGCGACGGCATCTGCGTGGATGAGCACGGCACCCTAAGCGGGTCGGCGCTCACCATGATCGATGCGGTACGCAATTGCGTAGAACAGGCGGGGATCGCCCTGGATGAAGCGCTCCGAATGGCCACGCTCTACCCTGCCCGCGCCATCGGCATCGACCACCGACTGGGCAGTATCGAGCGCGGTAAAGTCGCGAATCTGACGGCGTTCACCCGCGATTTCCACGTCATCAATACTTTTGTCAACGGCGAGGAAGTATTGAACTAA
- the nagB gene encoding glucosamine-6-phosphate deaminase has product MRLIPLNTTEEVGKWAARYIAQRIHDFNPTQERPFVLGLPTGSTPLEAYKALIALHQAGDVSFQHVVTFNMDEYVGLPPDHPESYRTFMFHNFFNHIDIPRENINLLNGNAKDITAECQRYEDKIRAYGKIHLFMGGVGSDGHIAFNEPASSLVSRTRIKTLTEETRIANSRFFGGDVSLVPKYALTVGVGTLLDAEEIMILVTGRNKAPALQAAVEGNVNHLWTISCLQLHAKSMMVCDEPSTMELKVKTVKYFRELEAENLIRF; this is encoded by the coding sequence ATGAGACTGATCCCGCTCAACACCACCGAGGAAGTCGGCAAATGGGCCGCACGTTATATTGCCCAGCGCATCCACGACTTTAATCCTACGCAAGAACGCCCTTTTGTACTGGGACTTCCCACCGGCAGCACGCCGCTGGAAGCCTATAAGGCGCTGATTGCTCTCCATCAGGCGGGCGATGTCAGCTTCCAACACGTCGTCACCTTTAATATGGATGAATACGTAGGGCTTCCGCCGGATCATCCGGAGAGCTATCGGACGTTCATGTTCCATAATTTCTTTAATCACATTGATATCCCACGTGAAAACATTAACCTGTTGAACGGAAACGCGAAGGATATCACCGCGGAGTGCCAGCGCTACGAGGACAAAATCCGCGCTTACGGCAAAATTCACCTGTTCATGGGCGGCGTAGGCAGCGATGGCCATATCGCGTTCAACGAACCGGCGTCATCACTGGTGTCGCGCACGCGTATTAAGACCCTGACCGAAGAAACCCGCATCGCCAACTCGCGCTTTTTCGGCGGCGATGTCAGCCTGGTGCCCAAATATGCCCTTACCGTGGGAGTCGGCACGCTGCTCGATGCGGAAGAAATCATGATTCTGGTCACCGGTCGAAACAAAGCGCCGGCGCTGCAGGCTGCGGTTGAAGGCAACGTCAATCACCTGTGGACCATCAGTTGTCTGCAGTTGCACGCCAAGTCCATGATGGTCTGCGACGAACCCTCGACGATGGAACTGAAGGTGAAAACCGTTAAGTATTTTCGCGAACTCGAAGCTGAGAATCTTATTCGATTTTGA
- the glnS gene encoding glutamine--tRNA ligase produces MSEAEARPTNFIRQIIDEDLSSGKYDHIQTRFPPEPNGYLHIGHAKSICLNFGIAEDYHGQCNLRFDDTNPVKEDIEFIESIKHDVHWLGFSWSGEVRYSSNYFDQLHQYAIELINKGLAYVDELTPEQIREYRGTLTSPGKNSPYRDRDVQENLVLFEKMRSGGFAEGTACLRAKIDMASPFMVMRDPVLYRIKFADHHQTGNKWCIYPMYDFTHCISDALEGVTHSLCTLEFQDNRRLYDWVLDNISIPVHPHQYEFSRLNLEYAVMSKRKLNQLVMENVVEGWDDPRMPTISGLRRRGYTAASIREFCRRIGVTKQDNTVEMASLESCIRDDLNENAPRAMAVLDPVKVVIENLPEGHEEWVTMPNHPNQPEMGTRQVGFSRELYIDRADFREAANKQYKRLVLGKEVRLRNAYVIKADRIEKDEQGEIATIYCSYDPDTLSKDPADGRKVKGVIHWVSVAHGIPAEFRLYDRLFSVANPGAAEDFLSTINPESLQIANGFVEASMAEALAEKAYQFEREGYFCADRVYSSADHLVFNRTTGLRDTWAG; encoded by the coding sequence ATGAGTGAGGCAGAAGCCCGCCCAACGAATTTTATTCGCCAGATCATCGACGAAGATCTGTCATCTGGTAAGTATGATCATATTCAGACGCGTTTTCCGCCGGAGCCCAATGGCTACCTGCATATCGGTCATGCAAAATCGATTTGCCTGAATTTCGGCATTGCCGAAGACTATCACGGCCAATGCAACCTGCGTTTCGACGATACCAACCCGGTCAAAGAGGACATCGAATTTATCGAGTCCATCAAGCACGACGTCCATTGGCTGGGCTTCTCCTGGAGCGGCGAAGTCCGTTATTCGTCCAACTATTTCGACCAACTGCATCAGTACGCGATTGAGTTGATTAATAAAGGGCTGGCGTATGTCGATGAGCTGACGCCGGAGCAGATCCGCGAGTATCGCGGTACGCTAACCTCCCCGGGTAAAAACAGCCCTTACCGCGATCGCGACGTTCAGGAAAACCTGGTGCTGTTTGAAAAAATGCGCAGCGGCGGATTTGCCGAAGGCACCGCGTGCCTGCGCGCCAAAATTGATATGGCGTCGCCTTTCATGGTGATGCGCGATCCAGTGCTGTATCGCATCAAATTCGCCGACCACCACCAGACCGGCAACAAGTGGTGCATCTACCCGATGTACGACTTTACCCACTGCATTTCCGATGCGCTGGAAGGGGTGACTCACTCTCTGTGTACGCTGGAGTTCCAGGATAACCGCCGTCTGTACGATTGGGTGCTCGACAATATCTCCATCCCCGTGCATCCGCATCAGTATGAGTTTTCTCGTTTGAATCTGGAATATGCGGTGATGTCCAAGCGCAAACTGAACCAACTGGTGATGGAAAACGTCGTGGAAGGCTGGGACGATCCGCGTATGCCGACGATCTCCGGTCTGCGTCGTCGTGGTTATACCGCAGCTTCTATTCGCGAATTCTGCCGCCGTATCGGTGTGACCAAACAGGACAACACGGTAGAAATGGCATCGTTGGAATCCTGCATTCGCGATGATTTGAACGAGAATGCGCCGCGCGCCATGGCCGTGCTGGATCCGGTGAAAGTGGTTATCGAAAACCTGCCTGAAGGCCACGAAGAGTGGGTGACGATGCCAAACCATCCCAACCAGCCGGAGATGGGAACGCGTCAGGTCGGTTTCAGCCGCGAACTGTACATCGACCGTGCCGACTTCCGTGAAGCCGCCAACAAGCAGTACAAACGTCTGGTGCTGGGAAAGGAAGTTCGTCTTCGCAACGCCTATGTGATCAAAGCTGACCGTATTGAAAAAGACGAGCAGGGCGAGATCGCAACAATTTACTGTAGCTATGATCCAGATACGCTGAGCAAAGATCCGGCCGATGGACGCAAGGTAAAAGGCGTCATCCACTGGGTTTCCGTGGCGCACGGCATTCCGGCCGAATTCCGCCTGTACGACCGTCTTTTCAGCGTAGCGAACCCAGGGGCGGCGGAAGATTTCCTGTCGACCATCAACCCTGAGTCGTTGCAGATCGCGAATGGATTTGTTGAAGCCAGCATGGCGGAGGCTCTGGCGGAGAAAGCGTACCAGTTCGAGCGTGAAGGGTACTTCTGCGCGGACCGCGTTTACTCCAGCGCCGATCATTTGGTATTTAACCGAACCACAGGTTTGCGAGACACTTGGGCCGGTTGA
- the fldA gene encoding flavodoxin FldA, which translates to MALIGIFFGSDTGNTENIAKAIQQQLGSDVAEVHDIAKSSKEDLERFDILLLGIPTWYYGEAQCDWDDFFPTLEDIDFAGKRVALFGCGDQEDYAEYFCDAMGTLRDIIEPRGATIVGNWSTEGYYFEASKGLADDNHFIGLAIDEDRQPELTEERVSAWVKQISSELNL; encoded by the coding sequence ATGGCACTTATAGGTATTTTCTTCGGCAGCGATACTGGCAATACCGAAAACATTGCCAAGGCAATCCAACAGCAGCTGGGCTCCGATGTCGCAGAAGTCCATGACATCGCCAAAAGCAGCAAAGAAGATCTTGAGCGTTTCGACATTCTGCTGCTGGGCATTCCAACCTGGTATTACGGGGAAGCACAGTGTGACTGGGACGATTTCTTTCCGACGCTGGAAGACATCGATTTCGCCGGAAAGCGCGTAGCGCTCTTTGGATGCGGCGATCAGGAAGACTATGCCGAGTATTTCTGTGATGCCATGGGCACCTTGCGCGATATTATCGAACCGCGCGGCGCGACCATCGTCGGTAACTGGTCTACCGAAGGTTACTACTTCGAAGCCTCGAAAGGTCTGGCTGACGACAACCACTTCATCGGCCTGGCGATTGATGAAGACCGTCAGCCGGAGCTGACCGAGGAGCGCGTGAGCGCATGGGTTAAACAAATCAGTTCTGAGCTGAATTTGTAA
- the nagE gene encoding N-acetylglucosamine-specific PTS transporter subunit IIBC: MVPVATLPAAAILMGVGYWIDPTGWGSQNALAALLLKSGAAIIEHMAVLFAIGVAYGMSKDKDGSAALNGFVGYLVLTSLCSPAAVAMIQQIPLDQVPAAFGKIENQFVGILVGVISAELYNRFSGVELPRALSFFSGRRLVPILTSMLMIVVAAILMYVWPVIYGGLVSFGEHIQRMGSVGAGIYAFFNRMLIPVGLHHALNSVFWFDVAGINDIPNFLSGQQAIDAGKAIPGITGRYQAGFFPIMMFGMPGAALAIYHCARTENRSRVAGIMIAGAFAAFFTGITEPLEFSFMFVAPVLYFLHALLTGLSVYIAASMHWIAGFGFSAGLVDMVLSSRNPLATQWYMLIPQGLVFFVIYYIVFRFTIQRFNLLTPGREAVATVIETPSTQVSSSDKLETAAEGYLRAVGGKDNLTGIDACITRLRLNVKDSARVDEALAKQLGASGVIRLNAQSVQIVVGTQAETIAFALRQLSKK, encoded by the coding sequence ATGGTGCCTGTCGCCACATTGCCTGCCGCCGCCATTTTGATGGGGGTAGGATACTGGATCGACCCGACGGGATGGGGCAGTCAGAACGCGCTGGCCGCGCTATTGCTGAAATCTGGCGCTGCCATCATTGAACACATGGCGGTGCTGTTCGCCATCGGCGTGGCATACGGCATGTCCAAGGATAAAGACGGTTCCGCTGCGTTAAACGGATTCGTGGGCTATCTCGTTCTGACCTCGCTGTGTTCGCCGGCGGCGGTCGCCATGATTCAGCAAATCCCGCTGGATCAGGTGCCGGCAGCGTTCGGTAAAATTGAAAATCAGTTCGTCGGTATCCTGGTCGGAGTAATTTCGGCCGAACTTTATAACCGTTTCAGCGGCGTTGAGCTGCCGCGAGCTCTCTCTTTCTTCAGCGGCCGCCGTCTGGTGCCGATCCTGACTTCCATGCTGATGATCGTCGTCGCCGCCATCCTGATGTACGTGTGGCCGGTGATTTACGGCGGTCTGGTCTCCTTCGGCGAACACATACAGCGTATGGGGTCCGTCGGAGCGGGGATTTACGCCTTCTTTAACCGCATGCTGATCCCTGTCGGTCTGCATCATGCGCTCAACTCCGTCTTTTGGTTCGACGTCGCGGGGATCAACGATATCCCTAACTTCCTGAGTGGACAGCAGGCTATCGATGCGGGTAAAGCGATTCCAGGCATCACCGGGCGTTATCAAGCGGGCTTTTTCCCTATCATGATGTTCGGCATGCCGGGTGCAGCGTTAGCGATTTATCACTGTGCCCGCACTGAGAATCGTAGCCGGGTGGCCGGGATCATGATAGCCGGCGCCTTTGCCGCTTTCTTTACCGGCATCACGGAGCCGCTGGAGTTCTCCTTTATGTTCGTGGCGCCAGTGCTGTATTTCCTGCATGCGCTGCTGACTGGGCTGTCGGTTTACATCGCCGCGAGCATGCATTGGATTGCCGGTTTCGGTTTTAGCGCAGGTCTGGTGGATATGGTGCTCTCATCCCGCAACCCGCTGGCGACGCAGTGGTACATGTTGATTCCGCAGGGGCTGGTATTCTTCGTTATCTACTACATCGTCTTCCGTTTTACTATCCAACGTTTTAATCTCCTGACGCCGGGGCGCGAAGCGGTTGCGACTGTCATAGAGACCCCGTCCACGCAGGTTTCATCTTCAGATAAGTTGGAAACGGCGGCTGAGGGGTATTTGCGCGCCGTCGGCGGGAAAGACAACCTGACCGGTATTGACGCTTGCATCACGCGCCTGCGTTTAAATGTGAAAGACTCGGCGCGGGTGGATGAAGCGTTAGCCAAACAGCTGGGCGCTTCCGGCGTGATTCGCCTGAACGCGCAAAGTGTGCAGATTGTTGTGGGGACGCAGGCTGAAACTATCGCGTTTGCTTTACGGCAGCTATCGAAAAAATAG
- the nagC gene encoding DNA-binding transcriptional regulator NagC: protein MTTGEQAKIGNIDLVKQLNSAVVYRLIDQQGPISRIQIAEQSQLAPASVTKITRQLLERGLIKEVDQQASTGGRRAISIVSEARPFHTIAVRLGRYDATIALYNLEGRQLAEAYYTLPEKTQETVETALFKAIDHFIGQHQNRIRELIAISVVLPGLVDPTAGLVRYMPHINVDNWPLVQHLQERFEVDCFIGHDIRSLALAEHYFGASRHCQDSILIRVHRGTGAGIIVNGQIFLGSNGNVGEIGHIQIDPLGEHCHCGNFGCLETVVSNSAIEQRVLHLLKQGYPSKLTVETSQITPICQAANRGDALALEVVELAGLYLGKAIALTVNLFNPQQVVIAGEVTEAAKILLPAIQRCINAQVLKDFRNNLPVVVSELHHLSAIGAFALVKRAMLNGTLLIRLLEKD from the coding sequence ATGACCACAGGCGAGCAAGCGAAGATAGGCAATATCGATCTGGTAAAGCAGTTAAACAGCGCGGTGGTATACCGGCTTATCGATCAACAAGGGCCGATCTCCCGCATACAAATCGCCGAACAGAGCCAGCTTGCGCCCGCCAGCGTCACGAAAATCACTCGCCAACTGCTGGAGCGCGGGCTGATCAAAGAAGTCGATCAGCAAGCCTCCACCGGCGGCCGCCGGGCCATCTCCATTGTGTCGGAGGCCCGCCCTTTCCATACCATCGCCGTTCGTCTGGGACGCTACGACGCCACCATCGCGCTCTACAATCTGGAAGGGCGACAGCTGGCGGAAGCGTATTACACGCTGCCGGAGAAAACGCAGGAAACGGTAGAAACAGCGCTCTTCAAAGCGATAGACCACTTCATCGGTCAACATCAGAACCGGATTCGCGAGCTGATCGCTATTTCCGTCGTGCTACCGGGACTGGTCGACCCTACCGCCGGTCTGGTCCGGTACATGCCGCATATCAACGTCGACAACTGGCCGCTGGTGCAGCATTTGCAAGAGCGCTTCGAGGTCGACTGCTTTATCGGCCACGATATTCGCAGTCTGGCGCTGGCCGAACACTATTTCGGGGCAAGCCGCCACTGTCAGGATTCGATCCTGATCCGTGTTCATCGCGGCACCGGCGCGGGAATTATCGTCAACGGGCAGATTTTTCTCGGTAGCAACGGCAACGTCGGCGAAATCGGCCATATTCAGATCGATCCGCTGGGGGAGCACTGCCACTGCGGTAACTTCGGTTGTCTGGAGACCGTGGTATCCAATTCCGCCATTGAGCAGCGCGTACTTCACCTGTTAAAACAGGGCTATCCCAGCAAACTCACCGTGGAAACCAGCCAGATAACGCCTATCTGTCAGGCTGCCAATCGTGGCGATGCGCTGGCGCTTGAAGTGGTTGAACTCGCGGGGTTGTATCTGGGCAAAGCCATCGCACTGACGGTCAACCTGTTCAATCCGCAGCAGGTGGTGATCGCCGGGGAAGTGACCGAGGCGGCGAAAATTTTGCTGCCCGCCATCCAGCGCTGCATAAATGCGCAGGTGTTGAAGGACTTTCGCAATAACCTGCCCGTGGTGGTTTCCGAACTGCATCATCTGTCCGCCATCGGCGCCTTCGCGCTGGTCAAACGGGCGATGCTTAACGGTACGTTGCTGATCCGGCTGCTGGAAAAAGATTAA
- the asnB gene encoding asparagine synthase B gives MCSIFGVLDLKTDPVELRKKALELSRLMRHRGPDWSGVYASDKAILAHERLSIVDVNTGAQPLYNQSRTHVLAVNGEIYNHQELREKYADRYEFQTGSDCEVILALYQEKGPEFLDELYGMFAFALYDSEKDVYLIGRDHLGIIPLYMGYDEHGNFYVASEMKSLVPVCRAIKEFPAGSYLWSQEGEIREYYRRDWFDYENVKDNMTDKVQLRDALEESVKSHLMSDVPYGVLLSGGLDSSIISAITKKYAARRVEDDARSEAWWPQLHSFAVGLKGAPDLKAAKQVADHLGTVHHEINFTVQEGLDAIRDVIYHIETYDVTTIRASTPMYLMSRKIKAMGIKMVLSGEGADEVFGGYLYFHKAPNAKEFHEETVRKLLALHQYDCARANKAMSAWGVEARVPFLDKAFLDVAMRVNPKDKMCGNGKMEKHILRECFESYLPHDVAWRQKEQFSDGVGYNWIDSLKEIAAEQISDQQMETAHFRFPYNTPTSKEGYLYREIFEELFPVPSAAECVPGGPSVACSSAKAIEWDESFKKMDDPSGRAVGVHQSAY, from the coding sequence ATGTGTTCTATTTTTGGTGTGCTTGACCTGAAAACCGACCCGGTTGAATTACGTAAAAAAGCGCTGGAGCTGTCCCGCCTGATGCGCCACCGCGGCCCGGATTGGTCCGGCGTCTATGCCAGCGATAAAGCAATTCTGGCCCACGAGCGTCTTTCTATCGTCGACGTCAACACCGGCGCTCAGCCGCTGTACAACCAATCTCGCACCCACGTTCTGGCCGTCAACGGCGAAATTTACAACCATCAGGAACTGCGTGAGAAGTACGCCGATCGTTACGAATTCCAGACGGGTTCCGACTGTGAAGTCATCCTGGCGCTGTATCAGGAAAAAGGACCGGAGTTCCTTGATGAGCTATACGGCATGTTCGCTTTCGCGCTGTACGACAGCGAAAAAGACGTTTACCTGATCGGCCGCGACCATCTGGGTATCATCCCGCTGTATATGGGCTACGACGAACACGGCAACTTCTATGTCGCGTCCGAAATGAAATCGCTGGTGCCGGTCTGCCGCGCGATTAAAGAATTCCCAGCGGGCAGCTACCTGTGGAGCCAGGAGGGTGAAATCCGCGAATACTACCGCCGCGACTGGTTTGACTACGAAAACGTCAAAGACAACATGACGGATAAAGTCCAACTGCGCGACGCGCTGGAAGAGTCCGTCAAGAGCCATCTGATGTCCGACGTTCCTTACGGCGTACTGCTGTCCGGCGGACTCGATTCCTCTATCATTTCCGCCATCACAAAAAAATACGCGGCTCGCCGTGTGGAAGACGACGCGCGCAGCGAAGCCTGGTGGCCGCAGTTGCACTCTTTCGCCGTCGGTCTGAAAGGCGCGCCTGATTTGAAAGCGGCTAAGCAGGTGGCAGACCATCTGGGCACCGTGCATCACGAGATCAACTTTACGGTGCAGGAAGGCCTGGATGCTATCCGCGATGTGATTTATCACATCGAGACCTACGACGTGACGACGATCCGCGCGTCTACGCCGATGTATCTGATGTCCCGTAAAATTAAAGCGATGGGCATCAAAATGGTGCTGTCCGGCGAAGGTGCCGACGAAGTGTTTGGCGGCTACCTTTACTTCCATAAAGCGCCGAACGCTAAAGAGTTCCACGAAGAAACCGTGCGTAAACTGCTGGCACTGCATCAGTACGACTGCGCCCGCGCCAATAAAGCGATGTCTGCGTGGGGCGTTGAAGCGCGCGTTCCTTTCCTGGATAAGGCGTTCCTCGACGTGGCGATGCGCGTTAACCCGAAAGACAAAATGTGCGGCAACGGCAAAATGGAAAAACACATCTTGCGCGAGTGCTTTGAATCTTACCTGCCGCACGACGTGGCATGGCGCCAGAAAGAGCAGTTCTCCGACGGTGTCGGCTACAACTGGATTGATTCTCTGAAAGAGATCGCCGCTGAGCAAATTTCCGACCAGCAGATGGAAACCGCGCACTTCCGTTTCCCGTACAACACACCGACGTCCAAAGAAGGCTATCTGTACCGCGAAATTTTTGAAGAGCTGTTCCCGGTTCCCAGCGCCGCAGAATGTGTTCCTGGTGGTCCGTCCGTCGCCTGTTCTTCCGCCAAGGCGATCGAGTGGGACGAATCCTTCAAGAAAATGGACGATCCGTCTGGTCGCGCCGTGGGCGTTCACCAGTCAGCGTACTAA